The following are from one region of the Etheostoma spectabile isolate EspeVRDwgs_2016 chromosome 17, UIUC_Espe_1.0, whole genome shotgun sequence genome:
- the golga4 gene encoding golgin subfamily A member 4 isoform X1 produces MFKKLKQRINEEQSPQRNAQSPQQAQMGSGDRRSSQTPPFHHDGSPSPSDREVLAGMIAEPAFLSEYTIFALDHSKQPKTAQVASVSTSKGPARSPRGSINGDGSASPHREETPSLAQKLQLRVPSMESLIRGGASRAESLFRSPSKENLVRSSSRDSLTPLGENESLGAPTYDPPSDIESEAEEPPGSAESLSKEQLLHRLLRVERSLGNYRGKYSELVTAYRTVQREKEKTQVILSQCQDKSLRRIGELREELQMDQQAKKHLQDEFDAALEEKDQMITVLQTQVALLKKRAKGVSAGAVPPEGDIPQSEDADSDSTSSTQSSLAEQGAEPEVTEGEGNSDPTKLMEALQKRVKRQENLLQKCKEVMRTHKERSAQLGSENETLQEQLQERLQELEKTKELHTTEKTKLITQLRDAKNLIEQLEQDKGMVIAETKRQMHETLEMKEEEVAQLRSRLQQATAQKEELQEQKEKAEKTAFEELERALGAAQRAEEARKQLQVQLEEQVKEVERASEEERKTLQQELTRVKQEVVTIMKKSSDETVAKMEKFHSEALAAKEEELSVRINKAVEQCKEEFAQLGKEREQQSSLALEDVELQKTALRTEAENKVKEIQLELEAAKTRVLELESSLERFSQDGSSLSHELSSQLDKLKDQHKEQISALEQKHQEQLEKHKGTLTQQNNAALEELKEKHRVEVETLLEEKELQFQAHVEDMNQKTLEKLDAKQAELEAVSAELSGTLKSKRLLEERLVAAAEDAHSSTQEEHEKRFQDHVEKHNIELANLKREHEQSLGGLEKTLKEELNALRIVLREKEKEIKAHILREKTLQEESHSTVQQLRVKVKELEELQQCLSQSQLEIGSLKESNAQTGKMLQDLDQCKKDLEHQLEVARNDCQLKEKSLQELEHQLQQTKKELSEQEKSFTTELNTKQEEQTRLKKQLDDEKAAHEKKMKNTVTEMETKLKTQETKMEKLKHKAKEMHESYKKKLQQNEEAMKIELAKKERELQQTEQQVQEKIVEMAQKSSQGLSSAMSELQANHKEEVEKLHDTHKHEIEVLEHRWQEKLGQQEEELTEKHSHILQEKAQELEDISQQLSRSKEENGKVLCEINDFKEGLSIRETTVQKLQEELNEAAVKLEDLSQGEAMLKEQMESVERNLSQALKERNSLQDKLNTTKEENREKLKTMSGKLKEMEKQRKALQGSRCKESEDLQNKFEETAIQLQAKEVQFQQQLILIRNQMEHYCNEVQDKVECGSNELCQRVECRLSELKDRLLCSQKKVVDLKNIILNKIDRICTLEENLRLQTEENKNLCISLEQMTAQVNAHMEHVKALTHENENHSQSISEKALKIAELSEANRLISETIKTNESHISKLESITSDLKNQLASSIKEKEEAINQLTQQYKEDAAQMEETTKRLEQERECALEQADALRNSLSEYEKKTETKFAQNGNTITSLQTRLDELEREICEKNEALQRLTASIDNQSISKSEMDQALSEKEQKVSGLTSELESCICQLGEFQEQLALKTKECEQLTADLKQQHSIKENEKRELVEQLQQTQMQCTQNGNLEQEMVEKLHSLEEDHQKCKHKLESQRDEFERMKDEIIKSKEESLKKAEEELSAESARKVSELKKKAEQKIGQIKKQLTSQLEEKEKAIKALQSSLEEMKSNETSSKQHTEVLEEKTKTLEEAVVKLKAEQEQQLEQILNNERLDKEKSLEELKNFYEEKLSSLLSDAAQQRELKETESALHEIEAKLKEAEEQNGNLLAEINRLKEEMCEKDAQLDEKQATIKQVQNPSEPEAEMKVECSSIQQTRSTMQTEMKNHSLMQELDGDSLESLKSNLHQVKNEKEKIYKDFARLQKDIRVLRREHEQDLEYMKKELLEENEKKLKLELEDMEMKHNSAIKQLMREFNTQMALKEKEIDTAVKETIEKAQTVEEELMSSHREETSQLRKVICQKEDDLHRTVKKYEEVLQSREEEMGGRVWQVQKELEELQAKGHDTTEVSIEDLQAQLAEKTTLLSEARLKEQGFAERIHSLEDKIKCFHRTPVVTHLGSTFKEPVYNSSEPTEMEYLRKVLFEYMMGRETKTMAKVITSMLKFPPDQAQKVLDKEDSKAVPWLR; encoded by the exons AGCACCTCTAAAGGGCCAGCAAGATCTCCCAGAGGTAGCATCAATGGAGATGGAAGTGCTTCTCCTCAT agagaggaaacacCGTCATTAGCCCAGAAACTGCAGTTAAGAGTTCCCTCCATGGAGTCGTTGATTCGTGGTGGCGCCAGTCGGGCAGAAAGCCTGTTCCGCTCTCCCTCTAAAGAAAACTTGGTCCGAAGCTCATCACGTGACTCCCTGACACCTTTGGGAGAAAATGAGTCCCTGGGTGCCCCCACATATGATCCCCCGTCAGATATTGAGAGTGAAGCTGAGGAGCCACCAGGAAGTGCAGAGTCCCTTTCCAAAGAGCAGTTGTTGCACCGACTGCTTAGAGTGGAGAGGAGCCTGGGGAATTACAGAGGGAAGTACTCCGAG CTGGTTACTGCGTACCGAACAGTGCAacgagagaaagaaaaaacacag gtcatcCTCAGCCAGTGTCAAGATAAATCTCTCCGCAGGATAGGGGAGCTACGGGAG GAGCTTCAAATGGACCAGCAGGCCAAGAAACACCTACAAGACGAGTTTGACGCAGCGCTAGAAGAGAAAGACCAGATGATCACTGTACTCCAAACACAG GTTGCTCTGTTGAAGAAACGAGCCAAGGGGGTCTCTGCCGGTGCTGTGCCACCTGAGGGGGACATCCCTCAATCTGAAGATGCAGATTCAGACTCTACCTCTTCCACACAAAGCTCTTTGGCGGAGCAAGGAGCAGAGCCTGAAGTCACTGAGG GAGAGGGCAACAGTGATCCAACCAAACTTATGGAGGCTCTGCAGAAGAGAGTGAAGAGGCAGGAAAACCTGCTGCAGAAGTGCAAAGAAGTGATGCGAACACACAAGGAGCGCAGCGCCCAGCTCGGCAGTGAGAATGAAACTCTGCAGGAGCAGCTGCAGGAGAGACTGCAAGAGCTGGAGAAGACTAAG GAACTGCACACTACAGAAAAGACTAAGTTGATCACTCAACTGCGTGATGCCAAGAACCTCATTGAACAGCTGGAGCAGGACAAG GGAATGGTCATTGCTGAGACAAAGCGCCAGATGCACGAGACACTGGAAATGAAAGAAGAGGAGGTTGCACAGCTACGCTCCAGACTCCAGCAGGCTACTGCCCAGAAAGAAGAATTACaggaacagaaagaaaaggCTGAGAAAACAG CATTTGAAGAACTTGAACGAGCGCTGGGTGCTGCTCAGAGGGCGGAAGAGGCCCGGAAACAGCTGCAGGTTCAGCTGGAGGAGCAGGTGAAAGAGGTTGAAAGGGCCagtgaggaagagaggaagactCTGCAGCAGGAACTCACACGAGTCAAACAGGAGGTTGTCACCATCATGAAG aagtCATCTGATGAAACGGTGGCCAAAATGGAAAAATTCCATAGTGAAGCTTTGGCTGCTAAAGAAGAAGAGTTAAGTGTCAGAATCAACAAAGCTGTG GAGCAATGCAAAGAGGAGTTTGCCCAGTTAGGCAAGGAGCGGGAACAGCAGTCCTCTCTGGCTCTGGAGGATGTAGAGTTACAGAAGACCGCTCTGAGGACTGAAGCTGAAAACAAGGTTAAAGAGATACAGCTGGAGCTGGAAGCTGCAAAAACT AGAGTATTGGAGTTGGAGAGCTCTCTGGAGAGGTTTTCACAAGATGGATCAAGTCTGTCCCACGAACTTTCCAGTCAGTTAGACAAGTTGAAGGATCAACACAAAGAGCAAATCTCTGCATTAGAGCAAAAGCACCAGGAGCAACTGGAAAAGCACAAGGGCACCCTAACCCAGCAGAATAATGCTGCTCTTGAAGAGCTTAAGGAAAAACACAGAGTTGAAGTGGAGACCCTCCTGGAAGAAAAGGAACTGCAGTTCCAAGCACATGTTGAAGACATGAACCAGAAAACTTTGGAGAAACTGGATGCAAAGCAGGCAGAGCTAGAGGCAGTTTCTGCTGAACTTTCTGGGACGTTGAAGAGTAAACGGCTTCTGGAGGAGAGGTTGGTGGCAGCAGCAGAAGATGCTCATAGTTCCACTCAAGAGGAACATGAGAAGAGGTTTCAAGATCATGTGGAAAAGCACAATATAGAGCTTGCAAATCTCAAACGGGAACACGAGCAGTCTCTTGGAGGTCTAGAGAAAACTCTGAAGGAGGAACTTAATGCGTTGAGGATTGTTctgagagaaaaggaaaaggaaattaAAGCTCACATCCTAagagaaaaaacattacaaGAGGAATCACATTCCACTGTACAACAATTACGTGTCAAGGTTAAGGAAttggaggagctgcagcaatgtttGTCCCAATCCCAGCTGGAGATTGGGAGCCTAAAGGAATCAAATGCACAGACAGGTAAGATGTTACAGGATCTTGATCAGTGTAAGAAGGATTTGGAGCATCAGTTGGAAGTAGCGAGGAATGATTGTCAACTAAAAGAGAAGTCGCTTCAAGAACTAGAGCACCAATTACAACAGACCAAGAAGGAGCTCTCGGAGCAGGAGAAGTCATTTACTACAGAACTGAACACTAAGCAAGAAGAACAAACTCGCCTCAAGAAACAGCTGGATGATGAAAAAGCTGCCCACGAAAAGAAGATGAAAAACACGGTAACTGAGATGGAAACTAAGctgaaaacacaggaaacaaaaatggaaaaattgaAACACAAGGCCAAAGAAATGCACGAAAGTTATAAGAAAAAGCTTCAGCAGAATGAAGAAGCCATGAAGATAGAACTTgcaaagaaggagagagagcttCAGCAGACAGAGCAACAAGTCCAAGAAAAAATTGTAGAGATGGCCCAAAAAAGTTCCCAAGGCCTTAGCAGTGCCATGTCAGAGCTGCAGGCCAACCACAAAGAGGAAGTGGAGAAGCTACATGACACCCATAAGCATGAGATTGAGGTGCTGGAGCATCGTTGGCAGGAGAAGTTAGGACAACAGGAAGAAGAATTAACTGAAAAACACTCCCACATACTACAAGAGAAGGCTCAGGAACTGGAGGACATTTCTCAGCAACTCAGCAGAAGCAAAGAAGAGAACGGGAAAGTGTTGTGtgaaataaatgattttaaGGAGGGCCTGTCCATTCGAGAAACCACTGTGCAGAAGCTTCAAGAAGAGCTCAATGAGGCAGCGGTTAAGCTCGAAGATTTGTCTCAGGGTGAAGCTATGCTCAAAGAGCAAATGGAGTCAGTGGAGAGGAACCTCAGCCAGGCTCTGAAGGAGAGAAACTCCCTCCAAGACAAGCTTAACACAACAAAGGAAGAGAACCGAGAGAAATTAAAGACCATGTCGGGAAAGTTGAAGGAAATGGAGAAGCAGCGTAAAGCGCTTCAAGGTTCCAGATGTAAGGAAAGTGAGGACTTGCAGAATAAATTTGAGGAAACTGCTATTCAGCTACAAGCCAAGGAAGTACAGTTCCAGCAGCAATTAATTCTGATCAGAAACCAAATGGAGCATTACTGTAACGAGGTTCAGGATAAAGTGGAGTGTGGATCTAACGAACTCTGTCAAAGAGTTGAATGTAGGTTGAGCGAGCTTAAAGACAGACTGCTCTGCAGTCAGAAAAAAGTAGTGGATCTCAAAAACATTATCCTCAATAAAATAGATAGAATTTGCACTTTAGAGGAGAATCTGCGTCTGCAGACAGAGGAGAATAAGAATCTATGCATTTCATTGGAACAGATGACCGCTCAGGTAAATGCTCATATGGAGCATGTCAAAGCCTTAACACATGAGAATGAGAATCATTCTCAGTCTATCAGTGAGAAAGCTCTGAAAATTGCAGAGCTGAGTGAAGCAAACAGACTCATATCAGAAACTATTAAAACAAACGAGTCGCATATCAGTAAATTAGAAAGCATCACCAGTGACTTGAAAAATCAGCTAGCAAGTAGCAtaaaggagaaggaggaagcCATAAATCAGCTGACCCAGCAGTATAAAGAGGATGCTGCTCAAATGGAGGAGACCACTAAGAGAttagagcaggagagagagtgTGCTTTAGAGCAGGCAGATGCACTCAGGAACAGTCTGTCTGAGTATGAGAAGAAGACGGAGACAAAGTTCGCCCAGAATGGCAACACTATTACCTCTCTGCAGACCAGGCTCGATGAGCTGGAGCGAGAAATCTGTGAGAAGAATGAAGCCCTGCAAAGGCTGACTGCAAGTATTGACAATCAGTCCATCAGCAAGTCTGAGATGGACCAAGCGTTGAGTGAGAAGGAGCAGAAGGTCAGCGGTCTTACCTCTGAGCTGGAGAGTTGCATCTGTCAACTCGGTGAGTTTCAGGAGCAGTTAGCCTTAAAGACAAAAGAGTGTGAACAACTCACAGCTGACCTCAAACAGCAACACAGCATCAAGGAGAATGAAAAGCGAGAGCTGGTGGAACAGCTGCAGCAGACCCAGATGCAGTGCACTCAGAATGGTAATTTGGAGCAGGAGATGGTGGAAAAGCTCCACTCCCTCGAGGAAGACCACCAAAAGTGCAAACACAAGCTTGAAAGTCAAAGGGATGAATTTGAAAGGATGAAAGACGAGATTATCAAGAGCAAAGAAGAAAGTCTGAAGAAGGCTGAAGAGGAGTTATCCGCGGAGAGCGCTCGGAAAGTATCGGAGTTGAAGAAGAAAGCTGAGCAGAAAATCGGtcagattaaaaaacaactaacCTCGCAGCTCGAGGAAAAAGAGAAGGCAATCAAGGCTCTTCAGTCTAGCCTGGAGGAAATGAAGAGCAATGAAACGTCCAGCAAACAACACACAGAAGTGTTagaggagaaaacaaaaacacttgagGAAGCTGTTGTCAAGCTTAAAGCAGAGCAGGAGCAACAACTTGAACAAATTCTGAATAATGAGCGGCTCGATAAAGAAAAGTCTTTAGAGGAATTAAAAAACTTCTATGAGGAGAAGCTATCCTCACTGCTGAGCGATGCAGCGCAACAAAGGGAGCTCAAAGAAACAGAGTCAGCGCTACATGAAATCGAGGCAAAGCTAAAAGAAGCAGAAGAGCAAAACGGAAACCTTCTAGCAGAAATAAATCGACTGAAAGAAGAAATGTGTGAGAAGGATGCTCAACTTGACGAAAAGCAGGCAACTATTAAGCAGGTTCAAAATCCTTCAGAGCCTGAGGCTGAGATGAAGGTGGAATGTAGCAGCATCCAGCAAACCAGGAGCACGATGCAAACGGAGATGAAAAACCACTCTCTGATGCAAGAGTTGGACGGTGATTCTCTGGAGTCTCTCAAGAGCAATCTACATCAGGTGAAGAACGAGAAAGAGAAAATCTACAAGGACTTTGCCCGGCTACAGAAAGACATTCGAGTACTGAGGAGGGAGCATGAACAGGACCTAGAATACATGAAGAAAGAGTTGTTAGAAGAGAATGAGAAAAAGCTGAA ACTGGAGTTGGAAGACATGGAGATGAAGCACAATTCTGCTATCAAGCAGTTAATGAGGGAGTTCAACACCCAGATGGCTTTGAAAGAGAAGGAGATTGATACAGCAGTGAAGGAGACTATTG AGAAGGCCCAGACTGTAGAGGAAGAGCTCATGAGTAGCCATCGGGAAGAAACCAGTCAGCTGAGGAAGGTGATTTGCCAGAAGGAAGATGATTTGCACAGAACTGTTAAGAAATATGAAGAGGTTTTACAG AGTCGAGAGGAGGAGATGGGAGGCCGAGTGTGGCAGGTTCAGAAAGAACTGGAGGAGTTGCAAGCAAAGGGCCATGACACTACTGAG GTGAGCATAGAAGACCTACAG GCTCAGCTAGCCGAGAAGACGACTTTGCTGAGCGAGGCTCGGCTGAAGGAACAGGGCTTTGCTGAGAGA ATTCACTCGCTTGAGGACAAGATTAAATGTTTCCACCGAACCCCTGTTGTAACTCATCTCGGCAGCACATTCAAAG AGCCTGTATACAACAGCAGTGAACCTACTGAGATGGAGTACCTGAGGAAGGTGTTGTTTGAATACATGATGGGACGGGAAACAAAA ACGATGGCCAAAGTGATAACCTCCATGCTCAAGTTTCCTCCAGACCAAGCACAAAAGGTTTTGGACAAAGAAGACTCAAAAGCGGTT CCTTGGTTACGATGA